The following are encoded together in the Notolabrus celidotus isolate fNotCel1 chromosome 9, fNotCel1.pri, whole genome shotgun sequence genome:
- the bmpr1ba gene encoding bone morphogenetic protein receptor type-1B: MPVQGGRLQCCVSLCLWSRSPLLLLGLFSLHTQAHGNILDSMLLRASSKEAVESGKEASGSTAPASSSQRLLWCHCYHHCPDDSTNNTCRTDGYCFTMVEEEGGVPVLTAGCLGLVGSEFQCRDTGNSRQRRSLECCTDQDYCNKNLHPTLPPLKPPLYVDGKIHHMALLISVTVCSIILAVIIVFCYFRYKRQESRPRYSIGLEQDDTYIPPGESLKDLIEQSQSSGSGSGLPLLVQRTIAKQIQMVKQIGKGRYGEVWMGRWRGEKVAVKVFFTTEEASWFRETEIYQTVLMRHENILGFIAADIKGTGSWTQLYLITDYHENGSLYDYLKSTTLDNKAMLRLAYSSVSGLCHLHTEIFGTQGKPAIAHRDLKSKNILVKRNGTCCIADLGLAVKFISDTNEVDIPPNTRVGTKRYMPPEVLDETLNRSHFQSYIMADMYSFGLILWEIARRCVSGGILEEYQLPYHELVPTDPSYEDMREVVCIKRLRPSFPNRWTSDECLRQMGKLMTECWAHSPACRLTALRVKKTLAKMSESQDIKL; encoded by the exons GGAATATATTGGACAGCATGCTGCTGAGAGCATCCAGCAAGGAGGCAGTAGAGAGTGGGAAGGAGGCAAGTGGCAGCACAGCTCCTGCTTCATCCTCCCAGAGACTACTATGGTGTCACTGTTATCACCACTGTCCTGATGATTCTACCAATAACACATGCAG GACGGATGGTTACTGTTTCACcatggtggaggaggagggaggggtacCGGTGCTGACTGCAGGTTGCCTCGGGCTGGTGGGGTCAGAATTTCAGTGTAGG GACACAGGAAACTCGCGTCAAAGGCGATCTCTGGAGTGCTGCACAGACCAGGATTACTGTAACAAAAACCTGCACCCCACACTGCCACCGCTCAAGCCACCTC TCTATGTCGATGGAAAGATCCACCACATGGCCTTGCTGATCTCAGTCACTGTGTGCAGCATTATCCTAGCTGTTATCATTGTCTTCTGCTACTTCAG gtaTAAGCGGCAGGAGTCCCGTCCTCGATACAGCATTGGTCTTGAGCAGGATGATACCTACATTCCCCCTGGAGAGTCTCTGAAGGACCTGATAGAGCAGTCACAGAGCTCTGGCTCAGGCTCAGGGCTCCCTCTGTTG gtgCAGAGAACAATAGCCAAGCAGATCCAGATGGTGAAGCAGATAGGCAAGGGGAGGTATGGAGAGGTGTGGATGGGCAGATGGAGGGGAGAAAAGGTGGCTGTTAAAGTTTTCTTCACCACTGAAGAGGCCAGTTGGTTCAGAGAGACTGAGATTTACCAGACGGTCCTTATGAGACATGAGAACATACTGG GTTTCATAGCTGCTGATATCAAAGGAACTGGCTCCTGGACTCAGCTCTACCTGATCACAGACTACCATGAAAACGGCTCTTTGTATGACTACCTCAAATCTACCACTCTGGACAATAAAGCCATGCTGCGACTGGCCTACTCCTCCGTGTCAGGCCTTTGTCACCTCCACACTGAGATCTTTGGCACCCAGGGGAAACCCGCCATCGCCCACAGGGATCTGAAGAGTAAGAACATACTGGTGAAAAGAAACGGGACCTGCTGTATAGCGGACCTGGGACTCGCTGTTAAGTTTATCAG TGACACCAATGAGGTAGACATCCCTCCCAACACCAGAGTGGGTACAAAGCGCTACATGCCTCCAGAGGTTCTGGACGAGACTTTGAACAGAAGTCACTTTCAGTCGTACATCATGGCGGACATGTACAGCTTCGGGCTCATTCTCTGGGAAATTGCTCGACGTTGTGTCTCAGGAG GGATCCTTGAGGAGTACCAGTTGCCGTACCATGAATTAGTTCCTACAGACCCGTCATACGAAGACATGAGAGAGGTAGTCTGCATCAAGAGACTAAGACCATCCTTTCCCAATCGATGGACCAGCGATGAG TGCTTAAGACAGATGGGGAAactgatgacagagtgctggGCCCACAGCCCGGCCTGCCGCCTCACAGCCCTACGAGTCAAAAAGACACTTGCCAAGATGTCAGAATCACAGGACATCAAGTTGTGA